From Trichoplusia ni isolate ovarian cell line Hi5 chromosome 11, tn1, whole genome shotgun sequence, the proteins below share one genomic window:
- the LOC113498630 gene encoding putative inorganic phosphate cotransporter — protein MYESEIQDVPAPKPESSLGVRHGMACLMFFATTVSYATRVSMSVGIVAMTSNNSHGFPVFDWSRSTQDTILSSFFWGYIVLQIPAGWIAGRFGGKYLMLISMATTGVINLVLPIAAIKGDYVAVCACRILMGVSQGLLYPSLHGVLGHWVPVSERSRLGTFVYAGAQLGTIIELLSSGALAASSWGWPSVFYVAGVVCILWSILWMVFGASSPGSSTWISKEERNYIESNASSISEIGHGKMPTPWKGILTSLPFWAILLAHCGQNLGFWTLLTELPSYMKYVLDVNIKENGKLSALPYVAMYFLSFLFSWLADFLVNKNVISLVTSRRIFNSIAHWGPAVALLGLSYLPPGNLSLAVILLTITVGLNGAHYVGFMLSHIDLSPNHASTMMGFTNGIGAIFSILAPLSVSFVVTDQTQASDWRKVFFMSVAFYFLTNLFYLLFISADVQKWNDPKPSKELEDGEKKTDEKNPEKNKSNVGEHKF, from the exons AGAGCTCGCTGGGCGTGCGGCACGGGATGGCGTGCCTCATGTTCTTCGCGACGACGGTGTCGTACGCCACGCGCGTCTCCATGAGCGTCGGCATCGTCGCCATGACCTCCAACAACAGCCACGGTTTCCCG GTTTTCGACTGGAGCCGCAGCACGCAGGACACCATCCTGTCCTCCTTCTTCTGGGGCTACATCGTGCTGCAGATCCCGGCGGGCTGGATCGCCGGCCGCTTCGGTGGGAAATACCTCATGCTCATCTCCATGGCAACCACCGGCGTCATCAACCTCGTGCTGCCCATCGCTGCTATAAAG GGTGACTACGTGGCGGTGTGCGCGTGCCGCATCCTGATGGGCGTGTCGCAGGGCCTGCTGTACCCGAGCCTGCACGGCGTGCTCGGACACTGGGTGCCCGTCTCCGAGCGCAGCCGCCTCGGGACCTTCGTCTACGCTG GCGCTCAGCTCGGTACCATCATCGAGCTGCTGTCCTCCGGCGCCCTCGCAGCCAGCTCCTGGGGCTGGCCCTCGGTGTTCTACGTGGCCGGCGTCGTCTGCATCCTCTGGTCCATCCTGTGGATGGTGTTCGGAGCCTCCAGCCCTGGCTCCAGCACGTGGATCTCTAAGGAAGAGAGGAATTACATCGAGTCTAATGCTTCCAGTATCTCTGAAATAGGACATGGT aaaatgcCGACACCATGGAAGGGTATCCTGACATCTCTTCCATTCTGGGCGATCCTGCTCGCGCACTGCGGACAAAACTTAGGTTTCTGGACATTGCTCACTGAACTGCCTTCCTACATGAAGTATGTTCTCGATGTCAATATCAAGGAG AACGGCAAGTTGTCGGCTCTACCGTACGTCGCGATGTACTTCCTGAGTTTCTTGTTCAGTTGGTTGGCAGACTTCCTCGTGAACAAAAACGTTATCTCCCTTGTCACCTCGAGAAGGATTTTCAACAGTATTG CTCATTGGGGTCCTGCGGTCGCTCTGCTGGGTCTATCGTACCTGCCTCCAGGAAACTTGTCGCTAGCTGTCATTCTATTAACTATAACGGTTGGACTGAATGGTGCCCATTATGTTGGGTTTATG CTCTCTCACATTGACCTGTCTCCAAACCACGCCAGTACTATGATGGGCTTCACAAATGGCATCGGAGCGATCTTCTCCATTCTGGCACCACTCAGCGTCTCCTTTGTTGTCACTGATCAG ACGCAAGCATCTGATTGGCGGAAGGTGTTCTTCATGTCGGTGGCCTTCTACTTCTTGACGAACCTGTTCTATCTGCTCTTCATATCGGCAGACGTGCAGAAATGGAACGATCCCAAACCGTCTAAAGAATTAG AAGATGGCGAAAAGAAGACAGATGAAAAGAATCCAGAGAAGAACAAGAGCAATGTCGGCGAACACAAGTTTTGA